Proteins from one Rosa chinensis cultivar Old Blush chromosome 7, RchiOBHm-V2, whole genome shotgun sequence genomic window:
- the LOC112179098 gene encoding protein SPIRAL1-like 3: MRRGVSSGGGGSSLGYLFGGGEGQNPAPKKVETPKVQVEVEPTQKPTAAAPPAEVINKETPAGVPGNTSNNYFRADGQNRGNFLTDRPSTKVHSAPGGGSSLDYLFGGGGQ; this comes from the exons ATGCGTCGTGGAGTCAGTAGTGGAGGGGGAGGGAGTTCTTTGGGCTATCTTTTTGGAGGCGGTGAAGGTCAGAATCCCGCCCCGAAAAAGGTTGAAACTCCTAAGGTTCAGGTGGAGGTTGAACCTACTCAGAAGCCTACTGCTGCGGCACCACCTGCGGAAGTGATCAATAAGGAGACTCCAGCAGGCGTTCCTGGGAACACTTCAAACAACTACTTCCGAGCTGATGGCCAGAACCGTGGAAACTTCCTCACG GATCGTCCATCCACAAAGGTCCATTCAGCTCCTGGTGGGGGTTCATCTCTAGATTACCTgtttggaggtggtggccagtGA